In a single window of the Streptacidiphilus sp. P02-A3a genome:
- a CDS encoding ribonuclease D, whose amino-acid sequence MTDAREAIPDTADASNVSESGGPVPLLDPREGIPPVVADADAFAEIVTRFAAGTGPVAIDAERASGYRYGQRAYLVQLRREGAGSTLIDPVGCPDLSALGEALADTEWVLHAATQDLPCLAELGMRPTTLFDTELAGRIAGFPRVGLGPMVESVLGLTLEKGHSAVDWSTRPLPEPWLRYAALDVEVLVDLRDALEAELAAQGKLDWALQEFAAIAAAPPAPPRVDPWRRTSGVHKIRRRRQLAAVRELWQLRDKVARERDVSPGRILSDAAIISAATAMPVGATALQALAGFGPRVHRRALEQWMTAIDAARVIPEQQLPPATAPHDGPPPPRSWSDKDPVAAARLAAARAAVSALAESLNLPQENLVSPEAVRRVCWTPPAAPTPEAIAAALSGLGARAWQVELVSPVIARAFTESRANVQPRTGDSGTAG is encoded by the coding sequence GTGACCGACGCCCGCGAAGCCATCCCCGACACCGCCGACGCATCGAACGTCTCCGAATCCGGCGGCCCGGTCCCGCTCCTCGACCCCCGGGAGGGCATTCCTCCGGTCGTCGCGGACGCCGACGCGTTCGCCGAGATAGTGACCCGGTTCGCCGCCGGGACTGGACCGGTGGCGATCGACGCCGAGCGGGCCTCCGGCTACCGGTACGGACAGCGCGCCTACCTGGTGCAGTTGCGCCGCGAGGGCGCGGGCAGCACCCTGATCGACCCGGTCGGCTGCCCGGACCTGTCCGCGCTCGGGGAGGCGCTGGCGGACACCGAGTGGGTACTGCACGCCGCCACCCAGGACCTGCCCTGCCTGGCCGAGCTGGGCATGCGCCCGACCACCCTGTTCGACACCGAGCTCGCCGGCCGGATCGCCGGCTTCCCCCGGGTCGGCCTCGGCCCGATGGTGGAGAGCGTGCTCGGACTGACCCTGGAGAAGGGCCACTCGGCGGTCGACTGGTCCACCCGCCCGCTGCCCGAGCCGTGGCTGCGCTACGCGGCGCTGGACGTCGAGGTGCTGGTGGACCTGCGCGACGCGCTGGAGGCCGAGCTCGCGGCCCAGGGCAAGCTGGACTGGGCGCTGCAGGAGTTCGCGGCGATCGCCGCGGCGCCGCCCGCGCCGCCCCGGGTGGACCCCTGGCGGCGCACCTCCGGGGTGCACAAGATCCGCCGTCGCCGCCAGTTGGCCGCCGTGCGCGAGCTGTGGCAGCTGCGCGACAAGGTCGCCCGGGAGCGGGACGTCTCCCCCGGCCGGATCCTCTCCGACGCGGCGATCATCTCGGCCGCCACCGCGATGCCGGTCGGCGCCACCGCGCTGCAGGCCCTGGCCGGTTTCGGCCCGCGGGTGCACCGGCGGGCGCTGGAGCAGTGGATGACCGCGATCGACGCCGCCCGGGTGATCCCGGAGCAGCAGCTGCCGCCCGCGACCGCGCCGCACGACGGCCCGCCGCCGCCGCGTTCCTGGTCCGACAAGGACCCGGTCGCCGCCGCCCGGCTGGCGGCCGCCCGGGCCGCCGTGAGCGCGCTGGCCGAGTCGCTGAACCTGCCGCAGGAGAACCTGGTCTCGCCGGAGGCGGTGCGCCGGGTCTGCTGGACCCCGCCCGCCGCGCCGACCCCGGAGGCGATCGCGGCGGCCCTGTCCGGCCTCGGCGCCCGGGCCTGGCAGGTGGAGCTGGTCTCCCCGGTGATCGCCCGCGCCTTCACCGAGTCCCGCGCCAACGTCCAGCCCCGCACCGGCGACTCCGGTACCGCCGGGTAG
- a CDS encoding acetyl-CoA C-acyltransferase, producing MPRTARDVVFVDGVRTPFGKAGPKGIYAETRADDLVIKAIRELLRRNPGLDPALVDDVAIAATTQIGDQGLTLGRSAALLAGLPKSVPGYSIDRMCAGAMTAATSVAGGIAFGAYDIAIAGGVEHMGRHPMGEGVDPNPRFLSEKLVDESALFMGMTAENLHDRLPHLTKERCDAYAVASQEKAAKAYANGHIQPDLVPVAVRRTNADAGETGWGLATADEPMRPGTTLEMLAGLKTPFRPHGRITAGNAAGLNDGATASLLAAEDVARELGLPVKMRMVSYAFAGVEPEVMGIGPVPATEKALLKAGLSIDDIGAFEINEAFAVQVLSLLDHYGIADDDERVNPYGGAIAFGHPLASTGVRLMNQLAHRFQERTDVRYGITTMCIGMGMGGTVVWENPNFEGQK from the coding sequence GTGCCTCGTACCGCGAGGGACGTCGTCTTCGTCGACGGCGTCCGCACCCCGTTCGGCAAGGCGGGACCGAAGGGCATCTACGCGGAGACCCGCGCCGATGATCTGGTGATCAAGGCCATCCGCGAGCTGCTGCGCCGCAACCCGGGCCTGGACCCGGCCCTGGTGGACGACGTCGCCATCGCCGCCACCACCCAGATCGGCGACCAGGGGCTGACCCTCGGCCGGTCCGCCGCGCTGCTGGCGGGCCTGCCCAAGTCGGTCCCCGGCTACTCGATCGACCGGATGTGCGCCGGCGCGATGACCGCCGCCACCTCGGTCGCCGGGGGCATCGCCTTCGGCGCCTACGACATCGCCATCGCGGGCGGCGTCGAGCACATGGGCCGCCACCCGATGGGCGAGGGCGTCGACCCCAACCCGCGCTTCCTGTCCGAGAAGCTGGTCGACGAGTCGGCCCTGTTCATGGGCATGACCGCGGAGAACCTGCACGACCGGCTGCCGCACCTCACCAAGGAGCGCTGCGACGCGTACGCCGTCGCCAGCCAGGAGAAGGCCGCCAAGGCGTACGCCAACGGCCACATCCAGCCCGACCTGGTGCCGGTCGCGGTCCGCCGCACCAACGCCGACGCCGGGGAGACCGGCTGGGGCCTGGCCACCGCCGACGAGCCGATGCGCCCGGGCACCACCCTGGAGATGCTGGCCGGGCTGAAGACCCCGTTCCGCCCGCACGGCCGGATCACCGCCGGCAACGCGGCCGGACTCAACGACGGCGCGACCGCCTCGCTGCTGGCCGCCGAGGACGTCGCCCGCGAGCTCGGCCTGCCGGTCAAGATGCGGATGGTCTCCTACGCCTTCGCCGGGGTCGAGCCCGAGGTGATGGGCATCGGCCCGGTCCCCGCGACCGAGAAGGCCCTGCTCAAGGCCGGTCTCTCGATCGACGACATCGGCGCCTTCGAGATCAACGAGGCCTTCGCGGTCCAGGTGCTCTCGCTGCTCGACCACTACGGCATCGCCGACGACGACGAGCGGGTCAACCCGTACGGCGGCGCGATCGCCTTCGGCCACCCGCTGGCCTCCACCGGGGTCCGGCTGATGAACCAGCTGGCCCACCGCTTCCAGGAGCGCACGGACGTCCGCTACGGCATCACCACCATGTGCATCGGCATGGGCATGGGCGGAACGGTCGTCTGGGAGAACCCGAACTTCGAGGGGCAGAAGTGA
- a CDS encoding 3-hydroxyacyl-CoA dehydrogenase NAD-binding domain-containing protein, with protein sequence MSDTTALLKRAHELFPDEVVTSAQVRHLDLPLGAGRFALITLDNGFDHTKPTTFGPGSLANLAEALDQVEREAAAGEIAAVGITGKPFIFAVGADLKGVEVLKEHSDALAIGKGGHDVFKRIAALPVPSFAFYNGAAMGGGVEVGLHCTYRTVSTGVPAFSLPECFLGLVPGWGGCTILPNLIGPAKAISVIIENSLSQNRQLKGKQVFDLGIADAIFAPADFLEQSLLWAATVLKGETVVERPEIDRGEAWDQAVAHGRFLADSKVHGAAPAPYRALDIIAAAKDAVPGDAAALQRGFDAEDAALADLIMGGELRSGIYAFNLVQKRGKRPVGAPDKSLARPVNKVGVVGAGLMASQLALLFVRQLKVPVVLTDIDQARVDKGVGYVHEEIDKLLGKGRINQDTANRFKGLVTGSLDKAAAFGDADFVIEAVFEELGVKQQVFADVEAVVSPTCVLATNTSSLSVTEMAAKLEHPERVVGFHFFNPVAVLPLLEIVRGEQTDDASLATAFGVAKSLKKTAVLVKDAPAFVVNRVLTRFMGEIQKVVDEGTPIETVERGVEPLGLPMSPIVLIELVGPAIALHVSETLHGAFPERFHVSENLARVVKAGKRGFYTWASGQQEIDPEVAALLQVGDTVLTPEQVLDRALEAVAQEIALMLDEGVVAEAQDVDLCLITGAGWPFHLGGITPYLDRSGVSQRVNGKPFLAPGVASVPA encoded by the coding sequence GTGAGCGACACCACCGCGCTGCTCAAGCGCGCACACGAGCTGTTCCCGGACGAGGTCGTCACCTCCGCCCAGGTCCGCCACCTCGACCTGCCGCTGGGGGCCGGGCGCTTCGCGCTGATCACCCTCGACAACGGCTTCGACCACACCAAGCCGACCACCTTCGGCCCGGGCTCGCTGGCCAACCTGGCCGAGGCGCTGGACCAGGTCGAGCGGGAGGCGGCGGCGGGCGAGATCGCCGCCGTCGGGATCACCGGAAAGCCGTTCATCTTCGCCGTCGGCGCCGACCTCAAGGGCGTCGAGGTGCTGAAGGAGCACAGCGACGCGCTGGCCATCGGCAAGGGCGGCCACGACGTCTTCAAGCGGATCGCCGCGCTGCCGGTACCCAGCTTCGCCTTCTACAACGGCGCGGCCATGGGCGGCGGCGTCGAGGTCGGCCTGCACTGCACCTACCGCACGGTCAGCACCGGCGTCCCGGCCTTCTCGCTGCCCGAGTGCTTCCTCGGCCTGGTTCCCGGCTGGGGCGGCTGCACCATCCTGCCGAACCTGATCGGCCCGGCCAAGGCGATCTCGGTGATCATCGAGAACTCGCTCAGCCAGAACCGGCAGCTCAAGGGCAAGCAGGTGTTCGACCTGGGCATCGCCGACGCGATCTTCGCCCCGGCGGACTTCCTGGAGCAGTCGCTGCTGTGGGCGGCGACCGTGCTCAAGGGCGAGACCGTGGTCGAGCGGCCGGAGATCGACCGCGGCGAGGCCTGGGACCAGGCCGTCGCCCACGGCCGCTTCCTCGCCGACTCCAAGGTGCACGGCGCCGCCCCGGCCCCCTACCGGGCACTGGACATCATCGCCGCCGCGAAGGACGCGGTCCCCGGAGATGCCGCGGCCCTCCAGCGGGGCTTCGACGCCGAGGACGCGGCGCTGGCCGACCTGATCATGGGCGGCGAGCTACGCAGCGGCATCTACGCCTTCAACCTGGTCCAGAAGCGCGGCAAGCGCCCGGTCGGCGCCCCGGACAAGAGCCTGGCCCGCCCGGTCAACAAGGTCGGCGTGGTCGGCGCCGGCCTGATGGCCTCGCAGCTGGCGCTGCTGTTCGTGCGTCAGCTGAAGGTGCCGGTGGTGCTCACCGACATCGACCAGGCCCGGGTCGACAAGGGCGTGGGCTACGTCCACGAGGAGATCGACAAGCTGCTCGGCAAGGGCCGGATCAACCAGGACACCGCCAACCGCTTCAAGGGCCTGGTCACCGGCTCGCTCGACAAGGCCGCCGCCTTCGGCGACGCCGACTTCGTGATCGAGGCGGTGTTCGAGGAGCTCGGCGTCAAGCAGCAGGTCTTCGCGGACGTCGAGGCCGTGGTCTCGCCGACCTGCGTGCTGGCCACCAACACCTCCTCGCTGTCGGTCACCGAGATGGCGGCCAAGCTGGAGCACCCGGAGCGGGTCGTCGGCTTCCACTTCTTCAACCCGGTCGCGGTGCTGCCGCTGCTGGAGATCGTCCGCGGCGAGCAGACCGACGACGCCTCGCTGGCCACCGCGTTCGGCGTGGCCAAGTCGCTGAAGAAGACCGCCGTGCTGGTCAAGGACGCCCCGGCGTTCGTGGTCAACCGGGTGCTCACCCGGTTCATGGGCGAGATCCAGAAGGTCGTCGACGAGGGCACCCCGATCGAGACCGTGGAGCGGGGCGTCGAGCCGCTCGGCCTGCCGATGTCCCCGATCGTGCTGATCGAGCTGGTCGGCCCGGCCATCGCGCTGCACGTCTCGGAGACCCTGCACGGGGCCTTCCCGGAGCGCTTCCACGTCTCCGAGAACCTGGCCCGGGTGGTCAAGGCCGGCAAGCGCGGCTTCTACACCTGGGCCTCCGGCCAGCAGGAGATCGACCCCGAGGTCGCCGCGCTGCTCCAGGTCGGCGACACCGTGCTGACCCCGGAGCAGGTCCTGGACCGGGCACTGGAGGCGGTCGCCCAGGAGATCGCGCTGATGCTGGACGAGGGCGTGGTCGCCGAGGCGCAGGACGTCGACCTGTGCCTGATCACCGGCGCGGGCTGGCCCTTCCACCTCGGCGGGATCACCCCGTACCTGGACCGCTCGGGCGTCTCCCAGCGGGTGAACGGCAAGCCGTTCCTCGCCCCCGGCGTGGCCAGCGTCCCGGCGTAG
- a CDS encoding SAM-dependent methyltransferase, with amino-acid sequence MTSVEPSGLWGTAVGVARVRAMESRREHALFHDPLAAAFAAAGGLSLRPVVPGPGAAARDEARQRRWGGVALSIVIRTRFLDDLLTRAAEAGCRQVVLLGAGMDSRAYRLDRPPGTRLFELDTAEPLAFKESVLRTERAVPRCERRVVAVDLREDWPAALAAAGHDPALPTAWIAEGLLIYLPQEDVQRLLERVGGLSAPGSRMGLTLDSQQTLERFGQDRGTPADMWVSAMPDDPVGWLADLGWDAETFSIRERAAAYGRPVAEPAPAEAPTRPPGGLVSAVRR; translated from the coding sequence ATGACGAGTGTTGAGCCGTCCGGCCTGTGGGGGACCGCCGTCGGCGTCGCCCGGGTCCGGGCGATGGAGAGCCGTCGTGAGCACGCGCTGTTCCACGACCCGCTGGCCGCCGCCTTCGCGGCGGCCGGCGGTCTCTCGTTGCGGCCCGTCGTCCCGGGGCCGGGGGCCGCGGCCCGGGACGAGGCACGGCAGCGGCGCTGGGGCGGCGTGGCCCTCTCGATCGTGATCAGGACCAGGTTCCTGGACGACCTGCTGACCCGGGCGGCCGAGGCGGGCTGCCGTCAGGTGGTGCTGCTGGGCGCGGGCATGGACAGCAGGGCCTACCGGCTGGACCGGCCGCCGGGAACCCGCCTGTTCGAGCTGGACACCGCCGAGCCGCTGGCCTTCAAGGAGTCGGTGCTGCGGACCGAGCGGGCGGTGCCGCGCTGCGAGCGGCGGGTGGTCGCGGTGGACCTGCGCGAGGACTGGCCCGCCGCGCTGGCGGCGGCCGGACACGATCCGGCGCTGCCCACCGCGTGGATCGCCGAGGGGCTGCTGATCTACCTGCCGCAGGAGGACGTCCAGCGGCTGCTGGAGCGGGTCGGCGGGCTGTCCGCGCCGGGCAGCCGGATGGGGCTCACCCTGGACTCCCAGCAGACCCTGGAGCGCTTCGGTCAGGACCGGGGCACCCCGGCCGACATGTGGGTCTCGGCGATGCCCGACGACCCGGTGGGCTGGCTGGCCGACCTGGGCTGGGACGCCGAGACCTTCAGCATCCGCGAACGCGCGGCGGCCTACGGGCGGCCGGTGGCCGAACCCGCCCCGGCGGAGGCGCCGACGCGGCCGCCCGGGGGACTGGTGTCCGCCGTCCGCCGCTGA
- a CDS encoding thioredoxin domain-containing protein — MKRADGKNRTPSEPEAQRTGGVLDDESRRTAVLRWVIIGGLVLAVFAVAGVVGSFVRDYKDKKLAPPASAAGPSALAVPVYGHAPVTLTVYEDMRDPGSAQFSQTFDATLAHLVASGTVNVYYREVAGVDATSGGSGSLYAGNALACAQDAKDFPEYRQVLLANQPTGSDDTFDSKSRLIDLARKVPGLDTDVFRQCVDQGTHNVWVKDSTSAFKKLGQGNTPVLTMSVLPQTTSQFTTVFSGTLPLTPQQLTSKVFAAAQAVPTIAPSATATSD; from the coding sequence GTGAAGCGTGCTGACGGCAAGAACCGCACACCCAGCGAACCCGAGGCGCAGCGGACCGGTGGGGTGCTCGACGACGAGAGCCGACGTACCGCGGTGCTGCGCTGGGTGATCATCGGCGGCCTGGTGCTCGCGGTGTTCGCGGTCGCGGGGGTGGTCGGTTCCTTCGTCCGCGACTACAAGGACAAGAAGCTCGCCCCGCCCGCCTCGGCGGCCGGACCGAGCGCCCTCGCCGTGCCCGTCTACGGCCACGCCCCGGTCACCCTGACCGTGTACGAGGACATGCGCGACCCGGGCAGCGCCCAGTTCTCGCAGACCTTCGACGCGACGCTGGCGCACCTGGTCGCCTCCGGCACCGTCAACGTCTACTACCGCGAGGTGGCCGGCGTGGACGCGACCTCGGGCGGCAGCGGCTCGCTGTACGCGGGCAACGCGCTGGCCTGCGCCCAGGACGCCAAGGACTTCCCGGAGTACCGGCAGGTGCTGCTGGCGAACCAGCCGACCGGCTCGGACGACACCTTCGACTCCAAGTCCAGGCTGATCGACCTGGCCCGGAAGGTCCCCGGCCTGGACACCGACGTCTTCCGCCAGTGCGTCGACCAGGGCACCCACAACGTCTGGGTGAAGGACTCCACCTCGGCCTTCAAGAAGCTGGGCCAGGGCAACACCCCGGTGCTGACCATGTCGGTGCTGCCGCAGACCACCAGCCAGTTCACCACCGTCTTCAGCGGCACCCTGCCGCTCACCCCGCAGCAGCTGACGAGCAAGGTGTTCGCCGCCGCGCAGGCCGTGCCCACCATCGCGCCCTCGGCCACGGCCACCTCCGACTGA
- a CDS encoding glycosyltransferase family 39 protein, translated as MNKPSEQRRGTMSAGGSAVALPVGQVGVADLAARFREAARSGYWTRLVPLLAVLATVTHLPSFDRTLWNPDEGYLATEARMLAGGGILYNTVVDRKPPLLPWLYDIAFDVFGSASLWPLRVLAIGAHLATGVLLAAIARKRWGDRAGVAAGVIYLLVSIGLSPPDSQAATFEVFMLPGTAAAFWFAENRRWGPAGAASAVAALTKQTGGAVLLPLLWLAWRGTDRRNPEGRRLRLATLLFGFGLPVAVVALSTGARNFLFWVVTGSSGYVSADGAWLDMCERVLANSAILGAATLGLLVPLARRRRRLREDADLWVWFGSSWLGVITGFHFFGHYFLQLVPPLVLLGVGAVARGAARWRPVLAYSTLAGAVFCVLGFVWPQQSVQHAVSVAGVVAEDTTPQQSVLVWGMHPEMYWLADRKPATRYLTAGLLTNFSGGRDGRGVGVSQGVASSWKVFDSEMARQLPELVVDDSDGAPYAPRYIAPIRALLAAHYDRVGQDGTTVIYRLRTSAPGSGRRVGGSRGPVQG; from the coding sequence GTGAACAAGCCGTCAGAGCAGCGCCGGGGGACGATGTCCGCGGGCGGTTCCGCCGTGGCGCTTCCGGTCGGCCAGGTCGGCGTCGCCGACCTGGCCGCGCGCTTCCGTGAGGCCGCCAGGAGCGGCTACTGGACCAGGCTGGTCCCGCTGCTGGCGGTGCTGGCGACCGTCACCCACCTGCCCTCCTTCGACCGCACCCTGTGGAACCCGGACGAGGGCTACCTGGCCACCGAGGCCCGGATGCTGGCGGGCGGCGGCATCCTCTACAACACGGTGGTGGACCGCAAGCCGCCGCTGCTGCCGTGGCTGTACGACATCGCCTTCGACGTCTTCGGCTCGGCCTCGCTGTGGCCGCTGCGGGTGCTCGCCATCGGCGCGCACCTGGCCACCGGCGTGCTGCTGGCCGCGATCGCCCGCAAGCGCTGGGGCGACCGGGCCGGGGTCGCGGCCGGGGTGATCTACCTGCTGGTGTCCATCGGGCTCTCCCCGCCGGACAGTCAGGCGGCCACCTTCGAGGTCTTCATGCTGCCCGGCACCGCCGCCGCGTTCTGGTTCGCCGAGAACCGCCGCTGGGGCCCGGCCGGGGCGGCGAGCGCGGTGGCCGCGCTGACCAAGCAGACCGGCGGGGCGGTGCTGCTGCCGCTGCTCTGGCTGGCCTGGCGCGGCACGGACCGGCGGAACCCGGAGGGGCGCCGACTGCGGCTGGCGACGCTGCTGTTCGGCTTCGGCCTGCCGGTCGCCGTGGTCGCGCTGTCCACCGGCGCCCGCAACTTCCTGTTCTGGGTGGTCACCGGCAGCAGCGGCTACGTCTCGGCGGACGGCGCCTGGCTGGACATGTGCGAGCGGGTGCTGGCCAACAGCGCCATCCTCGGCGCGGCCACGCTGGGCCTGCTGGTGCCGTTGGCCCGCCGCCGACGGCGGCTGCGGGAGGACGCCGACCTGTGGGTCTGGTTCGGGTCCTCCTGGCTCGGGGTGATCACCGGCTTCCACTTCTTCGGCCACTACTTCCTGCAACTGGTGCCGCCGCTGGTGCTGCTGGGCGTCGGCGCGGTCGCCCGGGGGGCCGCCCGCTGGCGTCCGGTGCTGGCCTACTCGACGCTGGCCGGTGCGGTGTTCTGCGTGCTCGGCTTCGTCTGGCCGCAGCAGTCGGTGCAGCACGCGGTCTCGGTGGCGGGCGTGGTGGCCGAGGACACCACCCCGCAGCAGTCGGTACTGGTGTGGGGGATGCACCCGGAGATGTACTGGCTGGCCGACCGCAAACCGGCCACCCGGTACCTCACCGCCGGACTTCTCACCAACTTCTCAGGCGGCCGGGACGGGCGCGGAGTGGGCGTCAGCCAGGGCGTCGCCTCCAGTTGGAAGGTCTTCGACAGCGAGATGGCCAGGCAACTTCCGGAACTGGTCGTGGACGACTCGGACGGCGCCCCGTACGCTCCCCGCTACATCGCCCCGATCAGGGCACTGCTCGCGGCGCACTACGATCGGGTGGGGCAGGACGGCACAACGGTGATCTACCGCCTGCGGACCAGCGCTCCGGGCTCGGGGCGCCGCGTCGGGGGTTCGCGCGGCCCGGTCCAGGGGTGA
- the dxs gene encoding 1-deoxy-D-xylulose-5-phosphate synthase translates to MALLTRIRGPRDLDRLSPGQLTALAEEIRGFLVDAVSKTGGHLGPNLGVVELTIALHRVFDSPRDRILFDTGHQSYVHKLLTGRQDFSELRVRGGLSGYPSRAESEHDFIENSHASTVLGYADGLAKADEIRGLRDRHVVAVIGDGALTGGMAWEALNNIAEAQDRPLIVVVNDNERSYSPTIGGLANHLATLRTTQGYERFLSWGKDALQRTPVVGQSLFETLHGAKKGLKDFIAPQGMFEDLGLKYIGPIDGHDEQALESALKRAKGFGGPVIVHCLTEKGRGYRAAEQNEEDRFHAVGVIHPDTGLPVGGKSAAADWTSVFGQEMVALGRERADLVAITAAMLHPVGLAPFAKEFPERIFDVGIAEQHAAVSAAGLATGGLHPVVAVYATFLNRAFDQVLMDVALHRCGVTFVLDRAGITGTDGASHNGMWDMSILQVVPGLRLAAPRDADQLRAQLREAVAVGDAPTVVRYSKGTVGPAIAAVGRIGGMDVLREGPEPAGKVRADVLLVSVGAMATTCLEVADLLAAQGVSSTVVDPRWVKPVDPALPALAAEHRLVVTVEDNGRVGGVGSTIAQALRDGGVDVPLRDFGIPQEFLDHASRAQILEQIGLTAPAVAERVAAVIAKQDRADSVL, encoded by the coding sequence GTGGCCCTGCTGACCCGCATTCGGGGACCCCGCGACCTGGACCGCCTCAGCCCCGGGCAGCTCACAGCCCTGGCCGAGGAGATCCGGGGCTTCCTGGTCGACGCCGTCTCCAAGACCGGCGGCCACCTCGGGCCGAACCTGGGCGTGGTCGAGCTGACCATCGCGCTGCACCGGGTGTTCGACTCGCCGAGGGACCGGATCCTCTTCGACACCGGCCACCAGAGCTACGTGCACAAGCTGCTCACCGGCCGCCAGGACTTCTCCGAGCTGCGGGTCAGGGGCGGCCTGTCCGGCTACCCGTCGCGGGCCGAGTCCGAGCACGACTTCATCGAGAACTCGCACGCCTCGACCGTCCTCGGCTACGCCGACGGCCTGGCCAAGGCCGACGAGATCCGCGGGCTGCGGGACCGGCACGTGGTGGCCGTCATCGGTGACGGCGCGCTCACCGGCGGTATGGCCTGGGAGGCGCTGAACAACATCGCCGAGGCCCAGGACCGTCCGCTGATCGTCGTGGTCAACGACAACGAGCGCTCCTACTCGCCGACCATCGGCGGCCTGGCGAACCACCTGGCGACGCTGCGCACCACCCAGGGCTACGAGCGCTTCCTCTCCTGGGGCAAGGACGCGTTGCAGCGGACCCCGGTCGTCGGCCAGTCGCTGTTCGAGACGCTGCACGGCGCCAAGAAGGGGCTCAAGGACTTCATCGCCCCCCAGGGCATGTTCGAGGACCTCGGGCTGAAGTACATCGGTCCCATCGACGGCCACGACGAGCAGGCCCTGGAATCCGCGCTGAAGCGCGCCAAGGGCTTCGGCGGTCCGGTCATCGTGCACTGCCTCACCGAGAAGGGCCGGGGCTACCGCGCGGCCGAGCAGAACGAGGAGGACCGCTTCCACGCGGTCGGCGTGATCCACCCGGACACCGGCCTGCCGGTCGGCGGCAAGTCCGCGGCGGCCGACTGGACCTCGGTCTTCGGCCAGGAGATGGTCGCCCTCGGCCGCGAGCGGGCCGACCTGGTCGCGATCACCGCCGCGATGCTGCACCCGGTCGGCCTGGCGCCGTTCGCCAAGGAGTTCCCGGAGCGGATCTTCGACGTCGGCATCGCCGAGCAGCACGCCGCGGTCAGCGCGGCCGGGCTGGCCACCGGCGGGCTGCACCCGGTGGTCGCGGTCTACGCGACCTTCCTGAACCGGGCCTTCGACCAGGTGCTGATGGACGTCGCGCTGCACCGCTGCGGCGTCACCTTCGTGCTCGACCGGGCCGGGATCACCGGGACCGACGGCGCCAGCCACAACGGCATGTGGGACATGTCGATCCTGCAGGTCGTCCCCGGACTGCGGCTGGCCGCCCCGCGCGACGCCGACCAGCTCCGCGCCCAGCTGCGGGAGGCGGTGGCGGTCGGGGACGCGCCCACCGTCGTCCGCTACTCCAAGGGCACGGTCGGCCCGGCCATCGCGGCGGTCGGCCGGATCGGCGGCATGGACGTGCTGCGCGAGGGCCCCGAGCCCGCCGGGAAGGTCCGCGCCGACGTGCTGCTGGTGTCCGTCGGCGCGATGGCCACCACCTGCCTGGAGGTCGCCGACCTGCTCGCCGCGCAGGGCGTCAGCAGCACCGTGGTCGACCCCCGTTGGGTCAAGCCGGTGGACCCGGCGCTGCCCGCGCTGGCCGCCGAGCACCGGCTGGTGGTCACCGTCGAGGACAACGGCCGGGTCGGCGGCGTCGGCTCGACCATCGCCCAGGCGCTGCGCGACGGCGGGGTGGACGTGCCGCTGCGCGACTTCGGCATCCCGCAGGAGTTCCTGGACCACGCCTCCCGGGCGCAGATCCTGGAGCAGATCGGACTGACCGCCCCGGCCGTCGCCGAGCGGGTCGCCGCCGTCATCGCCAAGCAGGACCGCGCGGACTCGGTGCTGTAG